One stretch of Malus domestica chromosome 14, GDT2T_hap1 DNA includes these proteins:
- the LOC139191586 gene encoding UPF0481 protein At3g47200-like, giving the protein MHKVSLHPSFHIHKLVEREREMACSDGIKVVAEQNCTAEEVVIDIDESVAAMRSRLEQNRRGIPTTKNRRSVCIYKVPPGLTGISPKSIQPEIVSIGPYHRGKKELSEFESYKWWFLDGLLWQTKRDLKDYIGAMSRLEESTRSCYSDHQELSVSEFVEMMVLDGCFIIGLFRYVCESSGDDHVVDENDRDGNPILAMPWLIPILMRDLLKLENQLPFFVLERLYDISSDHRKGGDPLSLLAVKFFSNSLPRPPEVLKNSRMMEAEHLLDLFHLTFLPLQGTSNNQYSSQKLCHPSFKSIQCTTELRSSGIKFKPRKGADSFLEINFRNWVLDIPPLTINDFTTTFIINCLALEQCSHYTGTWFSTYITFMSCLLTCTRDVNLLCSDGIISTGFSLNDQSVAQLFRKLGENVGLEIRDCYLSEQFRDVESYYSSHWATLMRTYFSRPWSFISVFSAFILLVLVGAQTAMAIMSYYNN; this is encoded by the coding sequence ATGCATAAGGTATCGTTGCACCCAAGTTTTCATATTCACAAacttgtagagagagagagagagatggcttGCAGTGACGGTATCAAAGTAGTAGCAGAGCAAAATTGTACTGCAGAAGAAGTGGTGATTGATATCGACGAATCTGTAGCTGCTATGCGAAGCCGTCTTGAGCAAAACAGACGAGGAAttccaacaacaaaaaataggAGATCTGTGTGCATATACAAAGTTCCTCCCGGCCTCACCGGAATCAGTCCAAAATCCATTCAGCCTGAAATCGTCTCCATCGGACCATACCACCGCGGCAAAAAGGAATTATCGGAATTCGAGAGCTACAAATGGTGGTTTCTTGACGGCCTCCTTTGGCAAACAAAGCGCGACCTAAAAGACTACATAGGAGCCATGAGCAGGTTGGAGGAAAGCACGAGAAGTTGCTATTCCGACCACCAGGAGTTGAGCGTTAGTGAATTTGTTGAAATGATGGTTCTTGATGGGTGCTTTATCATTGGGCTTTTTCGATATGTTTGTGAAAGTAGTGGCGATGATCACGTTGTTGATGAAAATGATCGGGATGGCAACCCCATCTTAGCCATGCCATGGTTGATTCCAATTCTCATGAGGGACCTCCTCAAGCTTGAAAATCAACTCCCATTCTTCGTCCTCGAAAGATTATACGACATCTCATCGGATCATCGTAAAGGTGGGGATCCACTAAGCCTTCTTGCGGTTAAGTTCTTCAGTAActcattgcctaggcctcctgaagtccttaaaaactcaagaaTGATGGAGGCCGAGCACTTGCTTGACTTGTTTCACTTAACCTTCCTTCCCCTCCAAGGCACTTCAAATAATCAGTACTCTTCTCAAAAGTTATGCCATCCATCTTTCAAGTCAATCCAGTGCACCACAGAACTACGATCCTCAGGGATCAAGTTCAAGCCACGCAAAGGAGCGGACAGCTTCTTGGAGATCAATTTCCGAAATTGGGTTCTGGATATCCCACCTTTAACCATCAATGACTTCACCACTACTTTCATCATCAATTGCTTGGCCTTAGAACAATGTAGCCACTACACAGGTACATGGTTCAGCACTTATATTACTTTCATGAGCTGTCTCCTGACTTGTACTAGAGATGTCAATTTACTATGTTCCGATGGGATCATCAGTACCGGCTTCTCACTGAACGACCAAAGCGTAGCTCAGCTGTTCAGAAAGTTGGGGGAAAATGTTGGCTTAGAAATAAGAGATTGCTACCTTTCCGAGCAATTCAGAGATGTGGAGTCCTACTACAGCAGCCACTGGGCTACACTCATGCGGACCTATTTTAGCAGGCCATGGTCCTTCATTTCAGTTTTTTCCGCCTTCATCCTCCTTGTCCTCGTAGGTGCCCAAACTGCTATGGCTATCATGAGCTACTACAACAATTAA